The Leadbettera azotonutricia ZAS-9 genome has a window encoding:
- a CDS encoding transglycosylase domain-containing protein, translating into MLLPYPELKAFQSRSYGLVINDRNGAALRVIPAADGVKREWAYLEEIPQGAIKVFVRAEDRRFYFHPGIDPVSIIRSAMKNVQAGRVVSGASTITMQLARLVRPHSQGIKGKIAEAWDAIRLEAKLSKKEILELWLNGIPFGSNIEGLPAMTRSRFGHPVAALDDSRACLLAVVPRRPGLYDPAINPEAAAFAAFALSQNCNLGLSESSLMHAAAEAAIGSVSDQANQTNSDKTPFRAVHFTDRVAGLFPPGTAAYSVTSTLDFNLQRYAEEQLLSELASLQNNRVSNGAILAIENETGAVRVYAGSASWFDDAASGKIDGVKSRAQPGSCLKPFLYAMALDSDFSPAVILPDLPTVFGSAEAYVPANFNQRFNGPVRFRLALASSLNVPAVYLLERLGVSAFEDYLINLGFDSIAETRGSHGTGLALGNVEVSLEELVKGFSSFPRGGVPVELKWIEGGEHSPVGVNQGTANPKAAKPIMSAYAAWAIADILSDRSSRFIGFGPAPTLATPFASMFKTGTANQYQHIWALGATKRFTVGVWMGNFSGETVVGKTGSSIPARIVSHILAAMEQTGANSAGNSGEAPLGSVSSSGENLSGTAPGSVAEVRICALSGMLAGPYCTGLAQEWLERNKMPGVCTWHTASGLFYPPEYQSWLAERFRAGRVRQNGNGSIRMPVSGSVFYADPALPVDAQALRIEAAGFGSGAFVYLDGALQGSLNFAGVHALPLYKGKHTVIVEDENGAAASVDFEVR; encoded by the coding sequence TTGCTTCTTCCTTACCCTGAACTCAAAGCCTTCCAATCCAGATCCTATGGACTTGTCATCAATGACAGGAACGGAGCGGCTTTGAGGGTGATACCTGCTGCCGATGGGGTTAAGCGGGAATGGGCTTACCTTGAAGAGATTCCCCAAGGCGCAATAAAAGTGTTTGTCAGGGCTGAGGACAGGCGTTTTTATTTTCATCCCGGCATAGATCCTGTTTCGATAATAAGAAGCGCCATGAAGAATGTGCAGGCGGGCAGGGTAGTATCGGGGGCCTCCACTATCACCATGCAGCTTGCCCGTCTGGTGCGTCCCCATAGCCAGGGTATCAAGGGAAAAATCGCCGAAGCCTGGGATGCCATAAGGCTTGAGGCTAAACTTTCCAAGAAGGAAATCCTTGAACTCTGGCTTAACGGCATACCCTTCGGCAGCAATATCGAGGGTTTGCCCGCCATGACGCGATCCCGTTTCGGGCATCCTGTAGCCGCCCTGGATGACAGCCGCGCCTGCCTCCTCGCGGTAGTTCCCCGGCGCCCCGGTCTTTACGATCCTGCCATAAATCCCGAGGCAGCTGCTTTTGCCGCATTTGCCCTTTCCCAAAACTGCAATTTGGGCTTAAGTGAATCGAGCCTTATGCATGCAGCGGCGGAAGCCGCCATCGGCAGTGTATCGGATCAGGCAAACCAAACGAATTCTGATAAAACCCCGTTCAGGGCTGTTCATTTCACTGACCGTGTTGCTGGCTTGTTTCCTCCGGGGACAGCCGCCTATTCGGTAACATCCACATTGGATTTCAACCTGCAGCGTTATGCCGAGGAGCAGTTGCTTTCAGAATTGGCATCGCTTCAAAATAACCGGGTTTCCAACGGCGCAATACTCGCGATAGAAAATGAAACCGGGGCGGTGCGTGTGTATGCAGGTTCGGCTTCATGGTTTGATGATGCTGCCTCGGGCAAAATAGACGGCGTAAAATCCCGGGCCCAGCCGGGTTCCTGCCTCAAGCCGTTTTTATATGCTATGGCTCTTGATTCAGATTTTAGCCCCGCAGTAATACTGCCGGATCTTCCCACGGTTTTCGGCAGCGCCGAAGCCTATGTTCCCGCCAATTTTAATCAACGTTTTAATGGGCCTGTACGCTTCAGACTGGCGCTTGCGTCTTCCCTCAATGTGCCGGCTGTGTATCTTTTGGAACGTTTGGGGGTTTCTGCTTTTGAAGATTATCTTATAAACCTGGGTTTTGACTCCATTGCGGAAACCAGGGGCAGTCATGGAACGGGCTTGGCTTTGGGCAATGTCGAAGTGAGCCTCGAAGAATTGGTGAAGGGTTTTTCGAGCTTCCCCAGGGGCGGCGTTCCTGTAGAGTTGAAATGGATCGAGGGAGGGGAACATAGCCCTGTAGGTGTCAATCAGGGAACTGCCAATCCAAAGGCAGCCAAGCCGATTATGTCGGCTTATGCAGCGTGGGCGATTGCGGATATACTCTCGGATCGGTCAAGCCGTTTTATTGGTTTTGGGCCTGCCCCTACGTTAGCGACGCCCTTTGCGTCCATGTTTAAAACCGGGACCGCCAATCAGTATCAGCATATATGGGCGCTTGGCGCAACCAAGCGTTTTACTGTGGGCGTATGGATGGGGAATTTTTCAGGAGAAACTGTAGTAGGGAAAACAGGCAGTTCGATCCCTGCCCGTATTGTTTCGCATATTCTTGCTGCTATGGAGCAGACTGGCGCCAACAGTGCCGGAAATTCCGGCGAAGCTCCCCTTGGAAGCGTTTCATCCAGCGGAGAAAACCTGAGCGGCACTGCCCCGGGTTCTGTTGCTGAAGTTCGAATCTGCGCGCTTTCGGGGATGTTGGCAGGACCTTACTGTACTGGCCTTGCTCAGGAATGGCTTGAGCGGAATAAAATGCCTGGGGTTTGCACCTGGCATACAGCATCGGGGCTCTTTTATCCTCCCGAATACCAGTCCTGGCTTGCCGAGCGATTCCGTGCCGGAAGAGTCCGCCAGAATGGGAACGGCAGCATACGCATGCCTGTTTCGGGTTCTGTGTTTTATGCTGATCCTGCTCTGCCGGTGGATGCCCAGGCTTTGCGCATTGAAGCCGCAGGCTTTGGTTCCGGTGCTTTTGTGTATCTGGACGGTGCGCTGCAGGGCAGCCTCAATTTTGCTGGAGTCCATGCACTGCCCCTTTATAAAGGGAAGCATACGGTTATTGTGGAGGATGAGAATGGGGCGGCGGCTTCGGTGGATTTTGAGGTACGATGA
- a CDS encoding B12-binding domain-containing radical SAM protein: protein MNSHPLKEAVLIQPPFVQLNSPYPALYYLRAFLEKEGYKPIVKDHSIGLFERIFCRQGLERIFEDARNAAEIPGRFSNEQIRYNAERFLSEEKLWIASIDRLVNFLKGRDREWGHLLALANGSVPGGPRFDACIDEYSGDVPPDAAKILGSRLLEDLADFITVVLDPGFSLIRYVPTLNENYAAGFAHFENVEKSLDGYIMQTFYLPFLEEEWDSLKLEEPFLLGLTIPFPGCLTGALVCAASAKRRFGEKVVTCAGGGYINTELRFMKVKGFYNYFDCLSIDRGYGFLSSVMKGLDINTISTNTKCIDDDAVAKVFPDYTGVDFFRYLCPVDDANAMHRLWSDGRWIKAYLAHGCYWHSCSFCDVTLDYIKHFIPVDVEALFHHLVDQANNTGIRGVHLVDEAAPVQSLLKLALLNREAGLPLNFWGNIRFEKAFTPDIAAMLALGGLTGVSAGIEVATEAGLRRLGKGIELKDIVKACAAFKEAGILTHAYLIFGYWDEDEQEIIDSAEILRQFFANGLLDSAFWHKFTLTRHSRIYAEKQRGLHPKLKISGDEEYPNRFALNDLSFEGEDKFAKYSEPLDSLLSSWMAHGINPSDTQSPVMAGFPFKVKKPSVPPDLVQALLDEYALGRNMEREALPENITENSGKARVIFLGSQPMLNVERNTLKWRWRLADHELKLPRNTGASADGAKIIDSLVNLLETASCGEGIKTQKFYEGLECIPGLNAAQTWRQLRQSGLAEWK from the coding sequence GTGAATTCCCATCCCTTAAAAGAGGCTGTCCTGATTCAGCCCCCTTTTGTCCAGCTTAACAGCCCCTACCCTGCCCTCTATTACCTCAGGGCTTTTTTGGAGAAAGAGGGGTACAAGCCAATAGTGAAGGATCATTCCATTGGGCTTTTCGAAAGGATTTTTTGCAGGCAGGGATTGGAGAGGATCTTTGAGGATGCGAGGAATGCGGCGGAAATCCCAGGGCGCTTTTCCAATGAACAGATCCGTTACAATGCTGAACGCTTTTTGTCGGAAGAAAAGCTTTGGATTGCCTCGATAGACAGGCTTGTCAATTTTCTCAAGGGAAGGGACAGGGAGTGGGGGCATCTTCTTGCTTTGGCCAATGGCAGCGTTCCCGGCGGGCCGCGTTTTGACGCCTGTATTGATGAATATTCAGGCGATGTTCCGCCGGATGCTGCCAAAATTTTAGGAAGCAGGCTGCTTGAGGATTTGGCCGATTTTATCACCGTAGTGCTTGATCCGGGATTTAGCCTGATACGCTATGTTCCAACTTTGAACGAGAATTATGCAGCCGGATTTGCGCATTTTGAAAATGTGGAAAAAAGCCTCGACGGCTATATTATGCAAACTTTTTATCTGCCCTTTTTGGAGGAAGAATGGGACAGCCTCAAATTGGAAGAGCCTTTCCTCTTAGGCTTGACCATACCATTCCCCGGCTGCCTTACCGGAGCCCTGGTTTGTGCGGCTTCGGCAAAGCGGCGTTTCGGGGAAAAAGTGGTTACCTGTGCCGGCGGCGGTTATATCAATACAGAATTGCGTTTTATGAAGGTCAAAGGATTTTACAATTATTTTGACTGCCTTTCTATTGACAGGGGCTATGGGTTTTTGTCTTCCGTGATGAAAGGTTTGGATATTAATACTATTAGTACTAATACTAAATGTATTGATGACGATGCCGTGGCAAAAGTGTTCCCTGATTATACCGGTGTCGATTTTTTCCGCTACCTCTGCCCTGTGGACGATGCAAACGCCATGCACCGGCTCTGGTCCGACGGGCGTTGGATCAAGGCTTACCTTGCCCACGGCTGTTACTGGCATTCCTGTTCCTTCTGCGATGTAACTTTGGATTATATAAAGCATTTTATTCCCGTTGATGTTGAGGCCCTTTTTCATCATCTTGTTGATCAAGCCAATAATACCGGGATACGGGGTGTACATCTGGTAGATGAAGCCGCCCCTGTTCAAAGCCTCCTTAAGCTGGCATTGCTTAACAGGGAAGCAGGACTTCCCCTCAATTTCTGGGGGAATATACGGTTCGAAAAAGCTTTTACCCCCGATATTGCAGCTATGCTTGCCTTGGGCGGACTCACCGGGGTTTCTGCAGGGATAGAAGTCGCCACAGAGGCTGGGCTCAGGCGGCTTGGCAAGGGGATAGAGCTGAAGGATATCGTCAAAGCCTGCGCTGCATTCAAGGAAGCAGGGATACTTACCCACGCCTACCTCATTTTTGGCTATTGGGATGAGGATGAACAGGAGATCATAGATTCAGCAGAAATACTGCGCCAATTTTTTGCCAATGGGCTTTTGGATTCCGCTTTCTGGCATAAATTTACCCTTACCCGCCATTCCCGAATTTATGCCGAAAAACAGCGGGGGCTTCACCCTAAGCTTAAAATATCCGGAGATGAGGAATACCCCAATCGCTTTGCGCTTAACGATCTTTCCTTTGAAGGGGAAGATAAATTTGCCAAATACTCTGAACCCCTCGACAGTCTGCTTTCTTCCTGGATGGCGCATGGCATTAATCCTTCTGATACGCAAAGCCCGGTAATGGCGGGCTTTCCCTTCAAGGTGAAGAAGCCTTCTGTCCCGCCTGATTTGGTTCAGGCTCTATTGGATGAATATGCCCTGGGCAGGAATATGGAACGGGAAGCCTTGCCTGAAAATATTACGGAAAACAGCGGGAAGGCCAGGGTTATATTTTTAGGATCTCAGCCTATGTTGAATGTTGAGAGGAATACACTTAAATGGAGATGGAGACTTGCGGATCATGAGCTTAAACTGCCCAGGAATACGGGAGCATCAGCAGATGGAGCTAAAATCATCGATTCTCTTGTAAATCTCCTCGAAACTGCGTCCTGCGGCGAGGGTATCAAGACTCAGAAATTTTATGAAGGTCTGGAGTGTATACCGGGACTTAACGCAGCACAAACCTGGAGGCAACTGAGGCAATCAGGGCTTGCGGAATGGAAATGA